The following are from one region of the Agelaius phoeniceus isolate bAgePho1 chromosome 20, bAgePho1.hap1, whole genome shotgun sequence genome:
- the RABGEF1 gene encoding rab5 GDP/GTP exchange factor isoform X6 yields MNLKSERRGIHVDQSELLCKKGCGYYGNPAWQGFCSKCWREEYHKARQKQIQEDWELAERLQREEEEAYASSQSTQGAQSLTFSKFEEKKTNEKTRKVTTVKKFFTASSRAGAKKEIQEAKAPSPSIHRQASIETDRVSKEFIEFIRTYQKPGQDIYKQCKLFLDTMSHKRDLSIEEQSECAQDFYQNVADRLQTRWKVPPEKVEKAMDEVEKYIMTRQYKYVFCPETTDDEKKDLAVQKRIRALHWVTPQMLCVPVSEEIPEVSDMVVKAITDIIEMDSKRVPRDKLACITKCSKHIFNAIKITKNEPASADDFLPTLIYIVLKGNPPRLQSNIQYITRFCNPSRLMTGEDGYYFTNLCCAVAFIEKLDAQSLNLSQEDFDRFMTGQTSPKKQESDSFSPDVCLGVKQMCKSLDLLSQLNERQERIVSEAKKLEKDLIDWTDGITKEVQDIVEKYPLEIKAKSQALAAIDSENVENDKLPPPLQPQVYAG; encoded by the exons ATGAACCTGAAGTCGGAGCGCAGGGGGATCCACGTGGATCAGTCGGAGCTGCTGTGCAAGAAGGGCTGTGGTTACTATGGCAATCCTGCCTGGCAGGGCTTCTGCTCCAAGTGCTGGAGGGAGGAGTACCACAAGGCCAGGCAGAAGCAGATTCAAGAGGattgggagctggcagagcg GCTCCAGCGTGAGGAGGAAGAGGCCTATGCCAGCAGCCAGAGCACCCAGGGGGCACAGTCCCTGACCTTCTCCAAGTTTGAGGAGAAGAAAACCAATGAGAAAACAAGAAAGGTCACTACTGTGAAGAAGTTCTTCACTGCTtcctccagagcaggagctaAGAAGG AGATCCAGGAGGCCAAAGCTCCCAGCCCTTCCATCCACAGGCAGGCCAGCATCGAGACAGACAGAGTGTCCAAGGAGTTCATAGAATTCATCAGGACCTACCAGAAGCCTGGCCAGGATATCTACAAGCAGTGCAAACTCTTTCTGGACACCATGAGTCATAAAAGG GATTTAAGCATTGAGGAACAATCTGAATGTGCCCAGGATTTCTACCAAAATGTGGCAGACAGGCTGCAGACACGTTGGAAAG TGCCCCCTGAGAAAGTGGAGAAGGCAATGGATGAGGTTGAGAAATACATCATGACTCGCCAGTATAAATATGTTTTTTGCCCTGAGACAACTGATGATGAGAAGAAAGACCTGGCTGTCCAAAAGAGGATCAG GGCTCTGCACTGGGTGACCCCCCAGATGCTCTGTGTTCCTGTCAGTGAGGAGATCCCAGAGGTCTCTGACATGGTTGTGAAGGCCATTACAG aCATCATCGAGATGGACTCCAAGCGTGTCCCTCGGGACAAACTGGCCTGCATCACCAAATGCAGCAAGCACATCTTCAATGCCATCAAAATCACCAAAAACGAGCCAGCCTCTGCTGATGATTTCCTGCCCACCCTGATTTACATCGTGCTCAAGGGGAACCCCCCACGCCTGCAGTCCAACATCCAGTACATCACTCGCTTCTGCAACCCCAGCAGGCTGATGACTGGGGAGGATGGATATTACTTCACCAACCTG tgctgtgctgtggcctTCATTGAAAAACTGGATGCTCAGTCCTTAAACCTGAGCCAGGAAGATTTTGATCGTTTCATGACTGGCCAGACCTCCCCAAAAAAGCAGGAATCTGACAGTTTCTCCCCTGATGTGTGCCTGGGGGTGAAGCAGATGTGCAAAAGCTTAGACCTCCTCTCTCAGTTGAACGAGAGACAGGAAAGAATTGTCAGTGAAGCCAAGAAACTGGAGAAAGACCTCATTGATTGGACTGATGGCATCACCAAGGAGGTGCAGGATATTGTGGAGAAATATCCCTTGGAAATCAAAGCTAAAAGCCAAGCCTTAGCAGCCATTGACTCTGAAAATGTGGAGAATGACAAGCTGCCCCCACCACTGCAGCCTCAGGTGTATGCAGGGTAA
- the RABGEF1 gene encoding rab5 GDP/GTP exchange factor isoform X1 → MNLKSERRGIHVDQSELLCKKGCGYYGNPAWQGFCSKCWREEYHKARQKQIQEDWELAERLQREEEEAYASSQSTQGAQSLTFSKFEEKKTNEKTRKVTTVKKFFTASSRAGAKKAAEEKTPKQGQLGRERNADNILRDLKEIFTPSWELASPSEALAGKLKAEIQEAKAPSPSIHRQASIETDRVSKEFIEFIRTYQKPGQDIYKQCKLFLDTMSHKRDLSIEEQSECAQDFYQNVADRLQTRWKVPPEKVEKAMDEVEKYIMTRQYKYVFCPETTDDEKKDLAVQKRIRALHWVTPQMLCVPVSEEIPEVSDMVVKAITDIIEMDSKRVPRDKLACITKCSKHIFNAIKITKNEPASADDFLPTLIYIVLKGNPPRLQSNIQYITRFCNPSRLMTGEDGYYFTNLCCAVAFIEKLDAQSLNLSQEDFDRFMTGQTSPKKQESDSFSPDVCLGVKQMCKSLDLLSQLNERQERIVSEAKKLEKDLIDWTDGITKEVQDIVEKYPLEIKAKSQALAAIDSENVENDKLPPPLQPQVYAG, encoded by the exons ATGAACCTGAAGTCGGAGCGCAGGGGGATCCACGTGGATCAGTCGGAGCTGCTGTGCAAGAAGGGCTGTGGTTACTATGGCAATCCTGCCTGGCAGGGCTTCTGCTCCAAGTGCTGGAGGGAGGAGTACCACAAGGCCAGGCAGAAGCAGATTCAAGAGGattgggagctggcagagcg GCTCCAGCGTGAGGAGGAAGAGGCCTATGCCAGCAGCCAGAGCACCCAGGGGGCACAGTCCCTGACCTTCTCCAAGTTTGAGGAGAAGAAAACCAATGAGAAAACAAGAAAGGTCACTACTGTGAAGAAGTTCTTCACTGCTtcctccagagcaggagctaAGAAGG CAGCTGAAGAGAAAACCCCTAAGCAAGGACAGCTTGGGAGGGAGAGAAATGCTGATAACATTCTCAGGGATTTGAAGGAGATTTTTACTCCCTCCTGGGAACTGGCTTCCCCTTCAGAAG CGTTGGCTGGCAAGCTGAAAG CAGAGATCCAGGAGGCCAAAGCTCCCAGCCCTTCCATCCACAGGCAGGCCAGCATCGAGACAGACAGAGTGTCCAAGGAGTTCATAGAATTCATCAGGACCTACCAGAAGCCTGGCCAGGATATCTACAAGCAGTGCAAACTCTTTCTGGACACCATGAGTCATAAAAGG GATTTAAGCATTGAGGAACAATCTGAATGTGCCCAGGATTTCTACCAAAATGTGGCAGACAGGCTGCAGACACGTTGGAAAG TGCCCCCTGAGAAAGTGGAGAAGGCAATGGATGAGGTTGAGAAATACATCATGACTCGCCAGTATAAATATGTTTTTTGCCCTGAGACAACTGATGATGAGAAGAAAGACCTGGCTGTCCAAAAGAGGATCAG GGCTCTGCACTGGGTGACCCCCCAGATGCTCTGTGTTCCTGTCAGTGAGGAGATCCCAGAGGTCTCTGACATGGTTGTGAAGGCCATTACAG aCATCATCGAGATGGACTCCAAGCGTGTCCCTCGGGACAAACTGGCCTGCATCACCAAATGCAGCAAGCACATCTTCAATGCCATCAAAATCACCAAAAACGAGCCAGCCTCTGCTGATGATTTCCTGCCCACCCTGATTTACATCGTGCTCAAGGGGAACCCCCCACGCCTGCAGTCCAACATCCAGTACATCACTCGCTTCTGCAACCCCAGCAGGCTGATGACTGGGGAGGATGGATATTACTTCACCAACCTG tgctgtgctgtggcctTCATTGAAAAACTGGATGCTCAGTCCTTAAACCTGAGCCAGGAAGATTTTGATCGTTTCATGACTGGCCAGACCTCCCCAAAAAAGCAGGAATCTGACAGTTTCTCCCCTGATGTGTGCCTGGGGGTGAAGCAGATGTGCAAAAGCTTAGACCTCCTCTCTCAGTTGAACGAGAGACAGGAAAGAATTGTCAGTGAAGCCAAGAAACTGGAGAAAGACCTCATTGATTGGACTGATGGCATCACCAAGGAGGTGCAGGATATTGTGGAGAAATATCCCTTGGAAATCAAAGCTAAAAGCCAAGCCTTAGCAGCCATTGACTCTGAAAATGTGGAGAATGACAAGCTGCCCCCACCACTGCAGCCTCAGGTGTATGCAGGGTAA
- the RABGEF1 gene encoding rab5 GDP/GTP exchange factor isoform X2 — protein MNLKSERRGIHVDQSELLCKKGCGYYGNPAWQGFCSKCWREEYHKARQKQIQEDWELAERLQREEEEAYASSQSTQGAQSLTFSKFEEKKTNEKTRKVTTVKKFFTASSRAGAKKAAEEKTPKQGQLGRERNADNILRDLKEIFTPSWELASPSEALAGKLKEIQEAKAPSPSIHRQASIETDRVSKEFIEFIRTYQKPGQDIYKQCKLFLDTMSHKRDLSIEEQSECAQDFYQNVADRLQTRWKVPPEKVEKAMDEVEKYIMTRQYKYVFCPETTDDEKKDLAVQKRIRALHWVTPQMLCVPVSEEIPEVSDMVVKAITDIIEMDSKRVPRDKLACITKCSKHIFNAIKITKNEPASADDFLPTLIYIVLKGNPPRLQSNIQYITRFCNPSRLMTGEDGYYFTNLCCAVAFIEKLDAQSLNLSQEDFDRFMTGQTSPKKQESDSFSPDVCLGVKQMCKSLDLLSQLNERQERIVSEAKKLEKDLIDWTDGITKEVQDIVEKYPLEIKAKSQALAAIDSENVENDKLPPPLQPQVYAG, from the exons ATGAACCTGAAGTCGGAGCGCAGGGGGATCCACGTGGATCAGTCGGAGCTGCTGTGCAAGAAGGGCTGTGGTTACTATGGCAATCCTGCCTGGCAGGGCTTCTGCTCCAAGTGCTGGAGGGAGGAGTACCACAAGGCCAGGCAGAAGCAGATTCAAGAGGattgggagctggcagagcg GCTCCAGCGTGAGGAGGAAGAGGCCTATGCCAGCAGCCAGAGCACCCAGGGGGCACAGTCCCTGACCTTCTCCAAGTTTGAGGAGAAGAAAACCAATGAGAAAACAAGAAAGGTCACTACTGTGAAGAAGTTCTTCACTGCTtcctccagagcaggagctaAGAAGG CAGCTGAAGAGAAAACCCCTAAGCAAGGACAGCTTGGGAGGGAGAGAAATGCTGATAACATTCTCAGGGATTTGAAGGAGATTTTTACTCCCTCCTGGGAACTGGCTTCCCCTTCAGAAG CGTTGGCTGGCAAGCTGAAAG AGATCCAGGAGGCCAAAGCTCCCAGCCCTTCCATCCACAGGCAGGCCAGCATCGAGACAGACAGAGTGTCCAAGGAGTTCATAGAATTCATCAGGACCTACCAGAAGCCTGGCCAGGATATCTACAAGCAGTGCAAACTCTTTCTGGACACCATGAGTCATAAAAGG GATTTAAGCATTGAGGAACAATCTGAATGTGCCCAGGATTTCTACCAAAATGTGGCAGACAGGCTGCAGACACGTTGGAAAG TGCCCCCTGAGAAAGTGGAGAAGGCAATGGATGAGGTTGAGAAATACATCATGACTCGCCAGTATAAATATGTTTTTTGCCCTGAGACAACTGATGATGAGAAGAAAGACCTGGCTGTCCAAAAGAGGATCAG GGCTCTGCACTGGGTGACCCCCCAGATGCTCTGTGTTCCTGTCAGTGAGGAGATCCCAGAGGTCTCTGACATGGTTGTGAAGGCCATTACAG aCATCATCGAGATGGACTCCAAGCGTGTCCCTCGGGACAAACTGGCCTGCATCACCAAATGCAGCAAGCACATCTTCAATGCCATCAAAATCACCAAAAACGAGCCAGCCTCTGCTGATGATTTCCTGCCCACCCTGATTTACATCGTGCTCAAGGGGAACCCCCCACGCCTGCAGTCCAACATCCAGTACATCACTCGCTTCTGCAACCCCAGCAGGCTGATGACTGGGGAGGATGGATATTACTTCACCAACCTG tgctgtgctgtggcctTCATTGAAAAACTGGATGCTCAGTCCTTAAACCTGAGCCAGGAAGATTTTGATCGTTTCATGACTGGCCAGACCTCCCCAAAAAAGCAGGAATCTGACAGTTTCTCCCCTGATGTGTGCCTGGGGGTGAAGCAGATGTGCAAAAGCTTAGACCTCCTCTCTCAGTTGAACGAGAGACAGGAAAGAATTGTCAGTGAAGCCAAGAAACTGGAGAAAGACCTCATTGATTGGACTGATGGCATCACCAAGGAGGTGCAGGATATTGTGGAGAAATATCCCTTGGAAATCAAAGCTAAAAGCCAAGCCTTAGCAGCCATTGACTCTGAAAATGTGGAGAATGACAAGCTGCCCCCACCACTGCAGCCTCAGGTGTATGCAGGGTAA
- the RABGEF1 gene encoding rab5 GDP/GTP exchange factor isoform X4 yields MNLKSERRGIHVDQSELLCKKGCGYYGNPAWQGFCSKCWREEYHKARQKQIQEDWELAERLQREEEEAYASSQSTQGAQSLTFSKFEEKKTNEKTRKVTTVKKFFTASSRAGAKKALAGKLKEIQEAKAPSPSIHRQASIETDRVSKEFIEFIRTYQKPGQDIYKQCKLFLDTMSHKRDLSIEEQSECAQDFYQNVADRLQTRWKVPPEKVEKAMDEVEKYIMTRQYKYVFCPETTDDEKKDLAVQKRIRALHWVTPQMLCVPVSEEIPEVSDMVVKAITDIIEMDSKRVPRDKLACITKCSKHIFNAIKITKNEPASADDFLPTLIYIVLKGNPPRLQSNIQYITRFCNPSRLMTGEDGYYFTNLCCAVAFIEKLDAQSLNLSQEDFDRFMTGQTSPKKQESDSFSPDVCLGVKQMCKSLDLLSQLNERQERIVSEAKKLEKDLIDWTDGITKEVQDIVEKYPLEIKAKSQALAAIDSENVENDKLPPPLQPQVYAG; encoded by the exons ATGAACCTGAAGTCGGAGCGCAGGGGGATCCACGTGGATCAGTCGGAGCTGCTGTGCAAGAAGGGCTGTGGTTACTATGGCAATCCTGCCTGGCAGGGCTTCTGCTCCAAGTGCTGGAGGGAGGAGTACCACAAGGCCAGGCAGAAGCAGATTCAAGAGGattgggagctggcagagcg GCTCCAGCGTGAGGAGGAAGAGGCCTATGCCAGCAGCCAGAGCACCCAGGGGGCACAGTCCCTGACCTTCTCCAAGTTTGAGGAGAAGAAAACCAATGAGAAAACAAGAAAGGTCACTACTGTGAAGAAGTTCTTCACTGCTtcctccagagcaggagctaAGAAGG CGTTGGCTGGCAAGCTGAAAG AGATCCAGGAGGCCAAAGCTCCCAGCCCTTCCATCCACAGGCAGGCCAGCATCGAGACAGACAGAGTGTCCAAGGAGTTCATAGAATTCATCAGGACCTACCAGAAGCCTGGCCAGGATATCTACAAGCAGTGCAAACTCTTTCTGGACACCATGAGTCATAAAAGG GATTTAAGCATTGAGGAACAATCTGAATGTGCCCAGGATTTCTACCAAAATGTGGCAGACAGGCTGCAGACACGTTGGAAAG TGCCCCCTGAGAAAGTGGAGAAGGCAATGGATGAGGTTGAGAAATACATCATGACTCGCCAGTATAAATATGTTTTTTGCCCTGAGACAACTGATGATGAGAAGAAAGACCTGGCTGTCCAAAAGAGGATCAG GGCTCTGCACTGGGTGACCCCCCAGATGCTCTGTGTTCCTGTCAGTGAGGAGATCCCAGAGGTCTCTGACATGGTTGTGAAGGCCATTACAG aCATCATCGAGATGGACTCCAAGCGTGTCCCTCGGGACAAACTGGCCTGCATCACCAAATGCAGCAAGCACATCTTCAATGCCATCAAAATCACCAAAAACGAGCCAGCCTCTGCTGATGATTTCCTGCCCACCCTGATTTACATCGTGCTCAAGGGGAACCCCCCACGCCTGCAGTCCAACATCCAGTACATCACTCGCTTCTGCAACCCCAGCAGGCTGATGACTGGGGAGGATGGATATTACTTCACCAACCTG tgctgtgctgtggcctTCATTGAAAAACTGGATGCTCAGTCCTTAAACCTGAGCCAGGAAGATTTTGATCGTTTCATGACTGGCCAGACCTCCCCAAAAAAGCAGGAATCTGACAGTTTCTCCCCTGATGTGTGCCTGGGGGTGAAGCAGATGTGCAAAAGCTTAGACCTCCTCTCTCAGTTGAACGAGAGACAGGAAAGAATTGTCAGTGAAGCCAAGAAACTGGAGAAAGACCTCATTGATTGGACTGATGGCATCACCAAGGAGGTGCAGGATATTGTGGAGAAATATCCCTTGGAAATCAAAGCTAAAAGCCAAGCCTTAGCAGCCATTGACTCTGAAAATGTGGAGAATGACAAGCTGCCCCCACCACTGCAGCCTCAGGTGTATGCAGGGTAA
- the RABGEF1 gene encoding rab5 GDP/GTP exchange factor isoform X3, with amino-acid sequence MNLKSERRGIHVDQSELLCKKGCGYYGNPAWQGFCSKCWREEYHKARQKQIQEDWELAERLQREEEEAYASSQSTQGAQSLTFSKFEEKKTNEKTRKVTTVKKFFTASSRAGAKKALAGKLKAEIQEAKAPSPSIHRQASIETDRVSKEFIEFIRTYQKPGQDIYKQCKLFLDTMSHKRDLSIEEQSECAQDFYQNVADRLQTRWKVPPEKVEKAMDEVEKYIMTRQYKYVFCPETTDDEKKDLAVQKRIRALHWVTPQMLCVPVSEEIPEVSDMVVKAITDIIEMDSKRVPRDKLACITKCSKHIFNAIKITKNEPASADDFLPTLIYIVLKGNPPRLQSNIQYITRFCNPSRLMTGEDGYYFTNLCCAVAFIEKLDAQSLNLSQEDFDRFMTGQTSPKKQESDSFSPDVCLGVKQMCKSLDLLSQLNERQERIVSEAKKLEKDLIDWTDGITKEVQDIVEKYPLEIKAKSQALAAIDSENVENDKLPPPLQPQVYAG; translated from the exons ATGAACCTGAAGTCGGAGCGCAGGGGGATCCACGTGGATCAGTCGGAGCTGCTGTGCAAGAAGGGCTGTGGTTACTATGGCAATCCTGCCTGGCAGGGCTTCTGCTCCAAGTGCTGGAGGGAGGAGTACCACAAGGCCAGGCAGAAGCAGATTCAAGAGGattgggagctggcagagcg GCTCCAGCGTGAGGAGGAAGAGGCCTATGCCAGCAGCCAGAGCACCCAGGGGGCACAGTCCCTGACCTTCTCCAAGTTTGAGGAGAAGAAAACCAATGAGAAAACAAGAAAGGTCACTACTGTGAAGAAGTTCTTCACTGCTtcctccagagcaggagctaAGAAGG CGTTGGCTGGCAAGCTGAAAG CAGAGATCCAGGAGGCCAAAGCTCCCAGCCCTTCCATCCACAGGCAGGCCAGCATCGAGACAGACAGAGTGTCCAAGGAGTTCATAGAATTCATCAGGACCTACCAGAAGCCTGGCCAGGATATCTACAAGCAGTGCAAACTCTTTCTGGACACCATGAGTCATAAAAGG GATTTAAGCATTGAGGAACAATCTGAATGTGCCCAGGATTTCTACCAAAATGTGGCAGACAGGCTGCAGACACGTTGGAAAG TGCCCCCTGAGAAAGTGGAGAAGGCAATGGATGAGGTTGAGAAATACATCATGACTCGCCAGTATAAATATGTTTTTTGCCCTGAGACAACTGATGATGAGAAGAAAGACCTGGCTGTCCAAAAGAGGATCAG GGCTCTGCACTGGGTGACCCCCCAGATGCTCTGTGTTCCTGTCAGTGAGGAGATCCCAGAGGTCTCTGACATGGTTGTGAAGGCCATTACAG aCATCATCGAGATGGACTCCAAGCGTGTCCCTCGGGACAAACTGGCCTGCATCACCAAATGCAGCAAGCACATCTTCAATGCCATCAAAATCACCAAAAACGAGCCAGCCTCTGCTGATGATTTCCTGCCCACCCTGATTTACATCGTGCTCAAGGGGAACCCCCCACGCCTGCAGTCCAACATCCAGTACATCACTCGCTTCTGCAACCCCAGCAGGCTGATGACTGGGGAGGATGGATATTACTTCACCAACCTG tgctgtgctgtggcctTCATTGAAAAACTGGATGCTCAGTCCTTAAACCTGAGCCAGGAAGATTTTGATCGTTTCATGACTGGCCAGACCTCCCCAAAAAAGCAGGAATCTGACAGTTTCTCCCCTGATGTGTGCCTGGGGGTGAAGCAGATGTGCAAAAGCTTAGACCTCCTCTCTCAGTTGAACGAGAGACAGGAAAGAATTGTCAGTGAAGCCAAGAAACTGGAGAAAGACCTCATTGATTGGACTGATGGCATCACCAAGGAGGTGCAGGATATTGTGGAGAAATATCCCTTGGAAATCAAAGCTAAAAGCCAAGCCTTAGCAGCCATTGACTCTGAAAATGTGGAGAATGACAAGCTGCCCCCACCACTGCAGCCTCAGGTGTATGCAGGGTAA
- the RABGEF1 gene encoding rab5 GDP/GTP exchange factor isoform X5: MNLKSERRGIHVDQSELLCKKGCGYYGNPAWQGFCSKCWREEYHKARQKQIQEDWELAERLQREEEEAYASSQSTQGAQSLTFSKFEEKKTNEKTRKVTTVKKFFTASSRAGAKKAEIQEAKAPSPSIHRQASIETDRVSKEFIEFIRTYQKPGQDIYKQCKLFLDTMSHKRDLSIEEQSECAQDFYQNVADRLQTRWKVPPEKVEKAMDEVEKYIMTRQYKYVFCPETTDDEKKDLAVQKRIRALHWVTPQMLCVPVSEEIPEVSDMVVKAITDIIEMDSKRVPRDKLACITKCSKHIFNAIKITKNEPASADDFLPTLIYIVLKGNPPRLQSNIQYITRFCNPSRLMTGEDGYYFTNLCCAVAFIEKLDAQSLNLSQEDFDRFMTGQTSPKKQESDSFSPDVCLGVKQMCKSLDLLSQLNERQERIVSEAKKLEKDLIDWTDGITKEVQDIVEKYPLEIKAKSQALAAIDSENVENDKLPPPLQPQVYAG; the protein is encoded by the exons ATGAACCTGAAGTCGGAGCGCAGGGGGATCCACGTGGATCAGTCGGAGCTGCTGTGCAAGAAGGGCTGTGGTTACTATGGCAATCCTGCCTGGCAGGGCTTCTGCTCCAAGTGCTGGAGGGAGGAGTACCACAAGGCCAGGCAGAAGCAGATTCAAGAGGattgggagctggcagagcg GCTCCAGCGTGAGGAGGAAGAGGCCTATGCCAGCAGCCAGAGCACCCAGGGGGCACAGTCCCTGACCTTCTCCAAGTTTGAGGAGAAGAAAACCAATGAGAAAACAAGAAAGGTCACTACTGTGAAGAAGTTCTTCACTGCTtcctccagagcaggagctaAGAAGG CAGAGATCCAGGAGGCCAAAGCTCCCAGCCCTTCCATCCACAGGCAGGCCAGCATCGAGACAGACAGAGTGTCCAAGGAGTTCATAGAATTCATCAGGACCTACCAGAAGCCTGGCCAGGATATCTACAAGCAGTGCAAACTCTTTCTGGACACCATGAGTCATAAAAGG GATTTAAGCATTGAGGAACAATCTGAATGTGCCCAGGATTTCTACCAAAATGTGGCAGACAGGCTGCAGACACGTTGGAAAG TGCCCCCTGAGAAAGTGGAGAAGGCAATGGATGAGGTTGAGAAATACATCATGACTCGCCAGTATAAATATGTTTTTTGCCCTGAGACAACTGATGATGAGAAGAAAGACCTGGCTGTCCAAAAGAGGATCAG GGCTCTGCACTGGGTGACCCCCCAGATGCTCTGTGTTCCTGTCAGTGAGGAGATCCCAGAGGTCTCTGACATGGTTGTGAAGGCCATTACAG aCATCATCGAGATGGACTCCAAGCGTGTCCCTCGGGACAAACTGGCCTGCATCACCAAATGCAGCAAGCACATCTTCAATGCCATCAAAATCACCAAAAACGAGCCAGCCTCTGCTGATGATTTCCTGCCCACCCTGATTTACATCGTGCTCAAGGGGAACCCCCCACGCCTGCAGTCCAACATCCAGTACATCACTCGCTTCTGCAACCCCAGCAGGCTGATGACTGGGGAGGATGGATATTACTTCACCAACCTG tgctgtgctgtggcctTCATTGAAAAACTGGATGCTCAGTCCTTAAACCTGAGCCAGGAAGATTTTGATCGTTTCATGACTGGCCAGACCTCCCCAAAAAAGCAGGAATCTGACAGTTTCTCCCCTGATGTGTGCCTGGGGGTGAAGCAGATGTGCAAAAGCTTAGACCTCCTCTCTCAGTTGAACGAGAGACAGGAAAGAATTGTCAGTGAAGCCAAGAAACTGGAGAAAGACCTCATTGATTGGACTGATGGCATCACCAAGGAGGTGCAGGATATTGTGGAGAAATATCCCTTGGAAATCAAAGCTAAAAGCCAAGCCTTAGCAGCCATTGACTCTGAAAATGTGGAGAATGACAAGCTGCCCCCACCACTGCAGCCTCAGGTGTATGCAGGGTAA